A genomic window from Nicotiana sylvestris chromosome 11, ASM39365v2, whole genome shotgun sequence includes:
- the LOC138880884 gene encoding uncharacterized protein, with amino-acid sequence MTELVGSHTASIQKLEMKMRNLSREQNTKQKGTLPSDTIANPKGSGSGPTSHCMAITTRSGKVPEELKVQEVNRKKVKEKVKETPKTLPHIPRPPPFPQRLSRKVDDSKLEKFYDILKQLSVNIPFVEAFQEMPGFAKYLKDLITKKKTTKNEVVNVTHRVSSIIATTIVQKKEDPGAFTIQFTIGAHDFARALCDNGASINLMPLSIYKQAGLGMLRPTSIRLQMADHSIKRPVGIVDDVLVKVGGFHLPVDFIILDCAVDKEIPIILGRPFLATGRVLMDSKWNEIKFRVNDEEVPSNQGFETAAGILKHLGD; translated from the exons atgaccgagcttgttggttctcataccgcatccattcaaaaattggagatgaAAATGAGAAATCTCTCTAGGGAACAGAATACAAAGCAAAAGGGGACACTTCCAAGtgacacaattgcgaacccaaagGGTAGTGGGAGTGGTCCAACTTCTCATTGCATGGCAATTACTACTCGGAGTGGGAAG GTACCGGAAGAGTTGAAAGTTCAAGAAGTAAACCGGAAAAaggtaaaggaaaaggtaaaagagacaccaaaaactctaccacatattcctagacctcctcctTTCCCTCAAAGACTTTCTAGGaaggttgatgatagcaaactcgaAAAGTTCTATGACATTCTCAAGCAGTTATCGGTAAATATCccatttgtggaagcatttcaagagatgccGGGTTTTGCTAAGTATTTGAAAGACTTGATCACCAAGAAGAAAACCACCAagaatgaagtggtgaatgtgactcaccgggttagttccatcattgcaacaaccatcgttcaaaagaaagaagacccgGGAGCTTTCACCATTCAATTCACTATTGGGGCTCATGACTTTGCAAGAGCTCTTTGTGATAATGGGGCTAGCATCAACTTGATGCCTCTTTCTATTTACAAGCAAGCGGGGTTAGGTATGCTGAGGCCTACAAGTATTAGGTTGCAAATGGCTGATCATTCCATAAAGAGACCGGTGGGAATTGTCGATGATGTGCTTGTGAAAGTGGGAGGGTTCCATTTGCCCGTCGATTTCATAATCCTTGATTGTGCAgttgacaaagagatccctatcatcttGGGGAGACCATTTCTTGCCACAGGAAGAGTACTAATGGATTCAAAATGGAATGAGATCAAGTTCCGTGTGAATGATGAAGAGGTTCCAAGCAATCAAGGGTTTGAAACTGCAGCAGGAATATTAAAGCAtcttggtgattga